The Ictidomys tridecemlineatus isolate mIctTri1 chromosome 1, mIctTri1.hap1, whole genome shotgun sequence DNA window TTGTAatcaccaaaataaaatttaaaacaatgaagtaTTTTTCAAGTTTACAATTTATAGATATTTAGATTGATATGTATAGTACTGCACTGACAAGCTTATAAAGAAACATATTTGAATATCAATACGTAAACCGATTTTAAAAGCTATCTTGAAAGCTTACTGTATTGCCATGCAGGGTTCTGTAAATATATATCAACACATTTAACTCTCACAGCAATTCTATAAAATACATACCACCTCAGGCTTTCATCTTTTCATTAggcaatttcatttatttaacaaatttacTGAATTACTACTGTTTGAAAGACACTCTTAAAGGCATGTGAAATTCGAGAGTGAACAAAGATTCCTGCTCTAGTGGCGTTTCCATTGTAGAAGAGACCAATAAACCATGTATTATTGAATACAAGGGTTggtaaatatttcaggctttgcAGACAACACAAGTATACACAAATATACAACTTTCACAAGTATACAACTATATGAAATTGCTGCATGCAAGATAATACACAAACAAATGAGCATGATGTCTAGTAGTAACTTTACTTAAAAACTAGGCATTGGGCTGAATTTGGCCCACAAGCCACAGTTTGCCAATCACTGGTCTAGTTCGTTAAAAGCTGGTTAAATgccataaaaagagaaaaaaaaaataggataggATAGGGTAAGGGAACGGGAGAAATCTACAGTACTAAATGGGATGATTATCAACATATGCTTCATCGAGCAATGATTTGAAAACAATGCAGAAgttagctaaactatggaaaaaGAGTATTCAAGTCAGGACAACTAAAGAAAAGGCTACTGTTTAATAGTAGTGAACAGTTGGAGTAGAAGGACTGAGGGGGGCAGCAATAAGAGAAGAGAAGGTTGGGGAGATAATAGAGTAACTGATTAGATTAATCCAGTAAGAGAAGCAACTTGCAGAGTTATGAGAAATTGTATGAtccaatttgcattttaaaaggacTTCTCCAACTGCTATTTTGAGAAGACAGCCTGGGCAAGGTAGAAGAAAGGAGGCCAGTTAGAAAATTATTGAAGTAATCCAGGTAATATATTTGAGATGGTACACAGCAGAGTTGTAGTAGCGCTGGTAGTGATAAGTGGTTAAATTCTGAATACATCTGGAAGATAGTTCTAATAAGACTCCCTAACAAACTGGAAAGGTCATGAGAAAGAAGATAGGAATCAAAGAGGATTCCCAAGTTTTCTGACCTATGCAACTAATTTCCATTAActgatttaactttttttttttttttttttgcaatgctgggaactgaaccttgggcctcatacatgctaggcagtgctctactactgagcaaaaTCCCTAGACCCAATTGCGTTTAACAAGATGAGAAGGATGAAggtcaaataaatttatttatggaGGAAATTAGATTACTAATTTGGACATGATGAGTTTGGTACATCTGTCAGATAGTCAAATGGAGATGCTGAACAGGTAATTGAATATGCAGATCCAAAGTTCAGAAGAAAAGTCTAGgctagatatatgtatttggaaatcatcatataaaaagaattattcatcaaaaatttttaaaagtgctttgaCTCAGTAATTCCTCTCCTAGATATCTGTCTCAAAGATATGTTTCTTGGAACATTCAAGTAGTTTTACAGAGACGGAAACATAAGCTCTGcttaaaatagaggaaaatggAGAAATCCAAATATTACCAAAGAGAAATagccaaataaataattaatagacCCAAACTAGGAAATGCTCTGAAGCAAATTAAAAGAACTGAATTTTATCCATATGTACTATTAGGGAAAGATATCCAAGATACACTATTAAATGAgaagacaacatgaaaaacaacACAGCATGGAACCCAATGGATCACTTAAAATAGCTCCATTATATGATATACAAACTACACCTCAGTAAATATGAGAAAGAGTACACAGCAGAATGATGATTAAAAACTCACTTTTTTCATCTCAAACATCAGTGGAACAGGTTGTCTTTCAAGCAGTTTTCCTTTCCATCATGGATATTTTCATAATGCCTCAGAGAGGTATGAGTATCTCTGCCTCTCAAATCTAATGTATTTAATATACTCTATTCACTAACTAAAATCTTGCTTTGCCTTTTGCATTCTCTCTTGATTTGATACCACTCCTTTTAGCAATTTgctatataaatattttgcatTATGAATTCAATCAACGGACCATGGCCAGATGACTAATAAACTCTCaatgttaaaaacaacaacaataatacagTGTGAACCTCCacttaaactaaaaatgaaacaaacagaaATGCCAAAATATAAGATGAAAATGAGACATGAAACAAATGAGGGAATGATGGTGAAGGGACCTTATACATTTTTATGCCACATATGTATCCTAATACTAACTTTGTAAGAATTTattacttggggctggggttgtggctcaatggtagagcacttgactggcAAGCGTGAAaaaatgggttcgatcctcaacaccacataaaaatgaataaataagataaaggtatcatgtccatctacaatgaaaaaatattaaaaaaaagaattcattactCACGATTTACTGAAGTACATTAAGTAAATTTAAACTCAAAATCATagcaatacaaataaaattttcaagaaaattttaaaaaattataaaagcaaattttctaatcatttaccttaaaaattacattaatttttattacCTTTCATAAACACATTGAGTTTTAATGTCAAATAAtaattattctcttatttttagatatttaaccATACACCTTCATAAAGTCATCTGACTTACTTCTTTTTGGAATCTCTCTAATGTAAGTTTTCTCTGCATTTGGTCTTGTACCCAAGGATCAGCTGCATATTCAGATTCCAGAAGAGAAGTCCAACAATTTGCCGCATCTCTCTTTGTCTTTGTGAGAACAATACGAACCATTTTTCTATCCTctaaagaaaacaattacaaaaatactagagtttattaagttttatatatTCCTAAAAACATTAGATAATTTTTGCATATAACTGTTCTCAAAGTATTTCTATATTCTCCAAAGCTCTGAAGACAAAGGACTTTAAGGGGAAAGATATTAAGTTccaacaaaaaattaattttaacaaagatTCTATGAATTCTAAAAGATTATCCTTACCCAAAGTCCACGTTCCCTCATCAGCTATTGTAGAATCAAAGAGTTtgccctgaaaaataaatatgttactAAATATAGAGTTTTACATTAGTTTTACAAAGCATTCATTAAGACTTAGCTAATTTCAAACTGAACACATCTTATACCATTTCACTACATTTATGTGCTCAACCTTAAGTTTCCTTCCAAGGTTAAATGAAATCTAGGTTATAGAAATATTTACTATGACAAGCAACACAGAATTCCCTAAAGGAAGACCAGGGcccttgaatatttatttatttattgtggtactggggattagaaCATAAAGGTACTCTACCcatgagctatattcccagccatttaTACTTTgcgttttattttgagacagggtcttgccaaattgttgaagctggcttcaaacttgccatccttctgcctcatcctcctgagtcactgagattacaggtatgccccaTTGTGCCCAGACTTAACTTTTTAGAAGATGAAGAAGTACTACTGATCACTAATTGGccaaatgtaaaatttatatattaaatgctTTAATTTTACTAATCAAATTTAAGAGTACAAAAAGGGATTTCCTGcttaaaaaaatggtttaaaataaacataaataaacataaaaactgGATCAATCTCTTCGCTGACATGttggcattaaaaacaaaaaccttaaagcATATACGGTAGCTCATGACACAGTGCTCTAATTTTTCACAAAACCTTGTGtcaacaaaaaaaagcaaaacataaattTAGATGAAAATGGCCATGCTCAAACACATACTTTTAAGTTATagtaattgaaattaaaatgttacttttaaaaaatcatttagcCAGGTATAATGACTAATggctgaaatcccagcaactcaagaaaaCTCAGGCAGAAGGATACAAGtacaaggtcagcctcagcaactcggggagactctgtctccaaataaaaaaataaaaaggtgctgGGAATTTTAATTATTCTGGAAAGTAGGAACTGTACAGATATTCAGAAAGCTCATTAAGATCCAAGAGGACATAAATCAATGTCTTTTGCACAAATCATCCCAGGCACTCAAGATGCTTCTATAGAAAATAATTGTAACAGATGAGCAGTGTGAGACAATAACATACCAAGCACTCTGCAAGCTCTTCAAACACATGGATACCATACTTTGATCAAAACAATCCTAAGAAAGGTTCTATAATTACCACACCTTGCATATAAATGCGGTCTTTAGAACTTTGAATAACTTTTTGACTAAGGttaaaaaactagaaaactgGCACAGAAGGGTATCCTACCAAGTAGTCTCCCTTCACCTCCACACTACAAGATAACCAAACATCTTGGGATTCTAATCTAGgaacaaaatttaatttcaaattgttATGTGAACTTTGACTGCTTTGGGTTTAGCAACGAAAAAAGCAGGTCCAGACCCAAAGGGCATCGATGAGAAGAAATGGGCgctaattattttttctactcCTCTTCACAATTGGCTTGACCACTTTGCAAACAGGTAGGGTGTGTCTAATTCCAGACGACGAGTCACCTGACGCTATCTCTTAATTCTCACCCTGTTATACCGTCCCTTCCATGTTGTGCTTTCCCATACCAGCCTACATATTTACTAGGAACGTAACCCGCTCTGCAGCAGGAGGATTTTATCGGTCTTTCATTTCCAAACCTAGATCAGTGCCCGGAAAAGAGAGTATGTAGGATCAATGCTTGTCCCTTTAACGACCTAGTTAACCTGTTCTCCGCACGACCTCTGGAGTAATCGCAAGCAGAAGCCTGACTTTTGGGGGAAAATTAAACAGTATAATGCAATCTCGAAATTTCCACAATTCAAGGTTTGCCCTAAGAATGGGTGCTCTGAATAGAGCAAACACAGGCCAATTTCACCCCTTTCCCAGGCTGCCAGAGAGAGGAGCCGACCTGCCCACCAACAACCACTCCTCGGGAACGGCGGGCTTTAGGGCCCCGGGGCTCCGGAAGTCTATGGAAGGAGAACGCCCGCCCGACTAGCCGCTACCTTGAGGATCTCGCGGCCGCCTACGGCCAGGGCCACGTGCCGGCTCTGCAGACCGCACTGGATATCCTGAGCTCGAGTGCCCGGTGGCACCTGCACTTCAATGAACACCTCCTCCAGAGTCTGGTACCACTGGCCCCAGGGCGTCCCGCACGGAACTACCCCACTGCGCTCCTCAAAAGGGGCTGACATGCTCTCGCCGCCGGCCAGCACTGTCGCACCGAGCCACCCGAGCGCAGGCGCCAAATCCCCACGCTCCGGTTCCGCCTCGGGTCACTGCACATGCGCAGGGGCGCAAGGTGGTGACTCCCTGTGTGCCCTTTTTTCCCTCTCAAGGGCCATTTAAGGCACTGAGAGGAACCGgtttaaaagaactgaaatcaagGGAAGGGACAGAACGGTGGGAGAAGTTTGGAACCAGTGATGTAGGAATTCATTACCCCCTCACTTATGTGACGCCAAAATGCAACCTTAACTTTCCAGTTTGAAGTGCGCTTGCGCAAATGTTGCTAGTGTTTAGGCTGCAAGTGAGCAACCGCAAAAGTGATTGGGCGTGGAAGCAGCGAACAAAACCAGCCTCCCATTGGCTGGGAGCCTCAATATACAGGCTTTCTAATTGGATGCGGCAAGGAGCTAGTGCGCATGTTCTTTTGGTGTTTCTTTGCTTGATTGGTCTGCCCCGGGGTTTTGGTTTTCTCCAATTGGCTAATATGTTGGTGGGCGGGGACTCTTCGGGGATATTTGAATTCAAACGAGTAGCTGTCGGCAAACGCTGAGGAGATTTAGCTTCGTTTGGGAAGCCGGCTGTCAGCATGTCTTTTCCTAAGGCGCCGCTGAAGCGATTCAATGATCCTTCAGGTGTGTACGTCGGAAGGTGCGGGTTGGCGGCGGAGGGACGGGAGATGCCCTTACGCTTCTCGCCCTTTTTGGTCCCCTTCACCCGGGAGAACCTGAAGCGACTTTAGGGAGGGCCGGGGctccctgttttttattttcccataaacGTTTGTGACACACGCCAAGCATGTTAAGGATGCGAATGACACAATGGTCAGTGAAACAATGTCCCTGCCCCGAGGACCTTTCCTTCTGACGGGGAGGAATATTCCTAAGCAGCGCGACGAGGAATGCTTGGGGCGAAGGGAACAGGGTGGGAGGCGTTCGTCTCCCAAGGTCCTGAGGTAGTGTCAAACACTCCTGCCTTGTCCTCAGCTTCCTTGTCTGGGAAGTCAGGCGCTGGGTAAAAGCCTTCCTGCCTCCATCGTCGCCTCATGGGCTCGGACCCAGAAATCTCTTAGAATTATTAAATCAATtgagcaaagtagctggatataaaatcaacacccataaatcaaaggcatttctctacataagtgacaaatcctcaagaaactaggaaaaccaccctattgacaatatattttatatttctacacacagaattaaaacaaattctaggaaaaaaatgcCTAACTTTGTTGTTTATGAGGTACActgatattttctattatgttttacttttttaaatgctAGTTGAATCTACTAATGAGTGCTTATCtactatttgaaaaatattttagggaCAGTAGTAGTTGCTTGGAATGGTCAATGTTCTTTGATATTCCCTTTTTATTTACATGAGAATCTAAACAAGTAAATAGCTTTTTAGAGAATATATCTAACCTGTTGATTTCAAATCAGCTAAAGCTTTATGCTAATACTTAAATCCTGAGAGGGATCCCATCTCAATTCTGCTACCTGTAAGCACCCTGAAATTCCTCAAAATTTGGGACTCCAGTTAAATGAGGTTACACAGTATGAACTTTTTGAAAGTAAAACTATAGTATAGttcatatttcatataatatGACTATACATTTCTAGagcctcaatttctttatctataaattaACGTAAAGTTTTTGTAaggattgaataaaataatatcccTAACCTGTTTAGCACAATGGCGGCATTTAGTAAATACTAAAAATTTCTACTTGTTATTAGTGCAATTGCTTTCTGTCTCTGCATTCCAATTGTAGTTGATATCATCTATACATGTTGATATAAGCCAGATATTTATTATTACTCTAAATTTTTATTacagactctttttttaaaatttttaaatttgttttaattagttatacatgacagtagaatgcatttatgcacttttgatatacatagatgggatataatttctcatttttctgagtgtatatgttgtagaatcatattggtcatgtagtcacatacacacacacacacacacacacacacacacacaataatgtctgtttcattctactatctttcctatccccaaatcccctcccctcccctcctatcacttCCATCTACCTAATCTAAGGAAATGctgttcttctctagtgcccctgcctttttgtgaattagcattcgcATATTAGAGaacacatttggcctttggttttgtgggattggcttatttcgcttagcatgatattctccagctccaactatttactggcaaatgccataattttactcttttactatttttcttctttaaagctgagtagtattccattaagTATATATACTAAGGCTAGGTCATTTTAGTTATGATTCCTAGAATCCCATGGTATTTATCTTAGTGACTCTATTTGAAGACAGTTgataccaaatattttattttgtatatttagttCTTAACAACAAAATTATGGGCTGGAttcaggggcacatgcctgttgtaatcccagttacttatAAGGTTGAGGTAACAGCATCATtaatatacagtatatattaATGTATGTGTATAAGttgtcagcctgggcaacttagtgagactgtctttaaaaaaaagggggggggactgtcttgttgttgttgttgttgttgatggacacaatacctttattttatttattttgtgtggtgcaaaggattgaacccagggcctcgcacgcgctaggcgagcactctaccactgacccacaatcccagccccaggggaGGCTTTCTTTaaaagtgtgtggggggtgggtgctgaggatgtagctcagtggtactgcaaaaaataagaacaacaaaatcatatgatttttgttcCTTTGACCCAGTCTATAGAAAATAGGATATTGTTCTTCATCATTTCAAATAGGTGCTATTGTTACACTTACAGAAACAAAGAATCCAATTATAAATGGCATTTTTACACTTATATTCACATTATCATGACATAGTTTTAACTTAAcatcataaataatattatataatacattGATACTTTGTGTTTTCTAGGCTGTGCACCATCTCCAGGTGCTTATGATGTTAACACTTCAGAAATATCTAAAGGACCGGTATCCTTTCAGAAATcacagagatttaaaaaacaaaaaggtaatGGGCCCCAAAATAAAACCAtggttatattattttataagttttaaagttataagtgacaatatttaaatttaaagttgcTGTTGCATCTCAAAAGATATAAAACTAGAATTATATTTACACTTTCTTGGTGGATTTATGAAAGGATCAGATACAAAGTAATGCTTTCATTATCATACTGTATATTAAGCAATATACTCATAGATATGTAATTTTCTCTTTGGTTATTTCCTTAACCTCTCTCTTGGAGAATATTAGGAAAATGAGAAAGGTTTTTAGATGTATAAATATTgtacaattaattatttagaaatatattatcAAGAAAAGAATAACTTTATATTGCTGTGTTTTTAGTTGCAGTAATATAGAAATTGTGTTTTGTGTGGTAGAAACATGTAAATACTAACTATGATTGGtacaattcatttttctgcagAATCTCAACAAAATCTTAGTGTTGACAAAGATAGTACCATGCCTTCTTCAGCTAAAAAAGCTAAGACTTTGAGATTAAAGGTGAGGAGCTTTTACTGCCATCTGGCTTATCAATTATCATTGAAAACATATCCAAAGGgtattatatataattagaatGAGTTATAAgtataaatcaaaattataattaaatctgTAAATAGATGGAATAAGTTATCATTAGGACTCTTTCAAGTTTTATATTCTTCCTAGGACTTTACTAAATCTATATTTAAATGTGTCCTTAGTTCACAATTACAAAATGATTActatttttctgtcatttctatATCTAgataaatttttcttataaatctaTACAAACTATATGATACTTTCTTTAATTACTGCCACTGAAttgtataggttttttttttttgtagtattttgAGAAAACTATAGTTCTAACCACACAAGTATGTGTAGAACTCCCAAATAATAGACTTTCTAATACAAAATAatatcagtttaaaaaattaataaaacatgagATTGGTGTGCCTTCCCCTCAATGTAGAAACAAATAAACAGGTTTTATTTAagatgttttcttccatttttagaTGGCAAAAATCAATACTGTTTCTAGCTATTACATCAGAAAAGCTGTTGTATATAAAAAGATATAGTGTGAAATTGTGTGTCTTGGGATAAAGGTAATgagaaaatcagattttttttttttttttgtacaggggattgaactcagcggctTAAggactaagtcacatccccatcccttttctgtattttatttagagacagggtctcactgagttgcttagcacctcactgttgctgaggctggctttgaactcatgatcctcctgcttcagcctcccaagccattgagaTTACAATTGTGCGTCACCACGCCTGGCCTTAGAATCAGATTTTACTGTttacatttttctgttatttctctgGAATTGCATATTTGAAGTTTaagttgattttaaaagatttttttctgtatgagATTGGATAATCAAAATGTGTTGTTGCTATTTAACATTAGAAGATAGGTAGTCAGTAGTTTATCCATAAACTTCCATTTATCCTGCCCCACACCACCCTCAATGGGACTTCATAGAAATAGCTATTGGCCTATTGGGTTGAAAACTTAAACCTCAAGTATTTTGAGATATTTGGGGAGCGGGGGTACCAGGGaatgaagtcaggggcacttgaccactaagccacatctccagccctgttttgtattttatttagagacagggtctgagttgcttagtgtcttgcttttgctgagtctggcaaactcctgatcctcctgcctcagcttcctgagccactaggattacaggtgtgccccaccattcATGGCTTATTTTGAGATTTTAAGAAGCTTTCCTTCACTTAACCAAATAAGTGATCTACAAAATATTTCACAGACTCGGTGAactctttaaaatagaaattaactaTTTGGAAAACCCTTAATTTTTTCAGATagctaaaaatcaaattttacgTGATATTTCTTGTGCTTAAGTTTGATTATAATTATTCTTTGGCTTTTAAACAGAAAGAATCTCAAAAGAATGATAAAGATTTgaagagactagaaaaagaggTGAGCAATACTTTTATTGAAAAGTAAATATGCTGTATTATGGAGAAAGGATCACATACAACTGAGAAACTAAGATTCTGTTGTAGTTTGGGCAATCTGTGTCCATttattaaaattacaatatatgGACAGATGAGTGGGTCAAATATTTATAGTGTATACTCTTCCTGTATGACATTCTTTGTTAAGACAACATAGCTAGAGAATTAACATGTTGAGCATACAATTCTAACAGGTTAGATGGACTGTGATGAAGTTATGCTAACTGTACTGTCCAATATTGTAGATGCTCACCACATCTGGctatttttggcttttttttttttttttttggaagtggtAGGTGTATACTGGGGATGTAACCCAGAgacattttgccactgagctaaatccccagcccagggtctcattaagtttctgaggctgtcctcaaatttgcaatcctcctatctctgtctctcaagttgctaggattatatgtgtgcacccctgtgcccagcacatgtggttgtttttaaattaatcctgtttttaaattaatCCTTAGTTCCTCAGTTGTATTAATCACATTTTAACTGCTCAGTTGCCTCTACTGGGCAGTGCATTTATAACATGGCAGGCATTTGTATGTGCAGTGTTGACCTAAAGAACTCACTTATCTTTCA harbors:
- the Nudcd2 gene encoding nudC domain-containing protein 2 isoform X2, giving the protein MSAPFEERSGVVPCGTPWGQWYQTLEEVFIEVQVPPGTRAQDIQCGLQSRHVALAVGGREILKGKLFDSTIADEGTWTLEDRKMVRIVLTKTKRDAANCWTSLLESEYAADPWVQDQMQRKLTLERFQKEMDMIPLSYLFIFMWC
- the Nudcd2 gene encoding nudC domain-containing protein 2 isoform X1, whose translation is MSAPFEERSGVVPCGTPWGQWYQTLEEVFIEVQVPPGTRAQDIQCGLQSRHVALAVGGREILKGKLFDSTIADEGTWTLEDRKMVRIVLTKTKRDAANCWTSLLESEYAADPWVQDQMQRKLTLERFQKENPGFDFSGAEISGNYSKGGPDFSNLEK